From the Lactobacillus johnsonii genome, the window TTATTAAGCATATCCAAAATTAAATTCTCTCCTTGATAAATTTGATTTGAATCATTATTTCGTCATTTCTATTTACAGCTTATATAATACATGGCCAATATTGCAGAATAGTTCCTAGAAAATTAAGGATATATTTCATCTTGTTACATTCCTGTAATATTTGCGCCTTAAGTTACAATAATGTAACGATGTAATCTTTCTGTAGCAAAACAAAGAAGAGAGAGTCATTTTTCTTAACTCTCTCTTCTTTTCTTTATCCATCTATTCTTAAATTGGTTAAATTTCTTTGTATCAGTAAACTTTAACTGCGGGAAACTCGTAAGGAATCGCTTCTGATTCCAGGATAATGTTTCCATTAATTTATCAAAGGCCTGGTTTAATTTACCTTCATCTAATTTCATACGAGTATTTAAACGCTCATTCCAACTTTTAGTACTCATATGTAGTTTCTCTACACTAAAGATAGTAAGAATAAAGTCTGTTCCCATCACAATTACTATTATTAAAGCAAGATAGCCATGCGTTTTTATTTCTTCCCAAGTAATTAACTTTTGAATAAATGGCTGAATAACTTTTACAAGAAAGACTACCCCTATCCCCCAAAATAAAGAAATAATTGGGGCAACCCGGCCTTGAATATTTCCCCATAGATGAGAATAGTCCCATAACTTCATATGGAAAACATACTGTAAAAATACACTAGCGAAATACTCAAAAATTGTCGCTACTATTACACCAACTACATATAATAGGAAAATATTATTTTGAATCCGATAGGTACAGATTAAAATCGTTGTTACTGCAAAGCCATATACGGGACAATAAGGCCCAAACAAAAATCCCCGATAATCATAATGATGATCCTTAATCGAACAATAGATTGTTTCCCATATCCAGCCAATTACAGAATATGTAAAAAATAAAACAATAATTTCAGAAAAAGTAAACGGCATTTTTAATACCTCATAAGTAATTTTTAGACTCTTCTATATTAAAGATATCATTCTTTAATGAAATTAAGGCGTACAACACCTCTGGAAAAATTAACTAAAAAGCGTAAAAATATTCTTATCTGTAATTGAAAGGTACATATATAATGAAGAAACTTAATAAAACAGCTAGTAAATATGCTAATATTCTACGCTTTTTTACCATAATTGCTTTAGAAATTTTAGGAGCTTTAATGCTTATCCTGATGTTTAGTCAATTATTTGTAATAGGTCGTATTATGATTAGCAATCATTTAATTAACATACCTACGAAAGTTTTAGATGAAATAGTCACTTTCTTCTTATTCTTTGAATTTTCGGCTATGATTGTGACAGCCTTAAAGCATATGGGTCATACAAGCTTAAACTTTTTAATGAGTCTAGGAATTACAGCCCTTTTAAGAAATTTAATTACTGCGCATGGTGAACCAATGCAAATTTTAATTCATGCAGTAGCAATATTATTACTAATTATTGGAGTAGTAATTTTGAACAAACATATCAAATTATAGATTTAGTTCATAGGCTAAACGACTAGGATCCTCTGGATCTTCATCAACCATAATAATCCCACGTTCAATAAAATTATGGTTTAAAGCTAAATGTTGCATAATTTGATTTTTACGTGATGTATCAATTCTAAAGTTTTTAATTCCTTGGTTTACCATAATTGAAATCAAATCTGAAAACATAAAATTAGCTAAATGCATCCCGCGATACTTACTGCTAATAGCTAAACGATGAAAAGTAACATAATCATCGTTAGTATTTTTCCACTCTCCATTTATTTTCTGATAAGTTGGCTCTATTCCAACAACACTTGCTGCATAGCCAGCCACCTTATCATCTACTATTAAAACCAAGGCACTTTTATTTTTGATATCAGTTAAAATTGTATCTTCGTCCGGATAGGTTCCTTGCCATTGACTACTTCCGCTTTGCTTTAGAAAATCTTTTGCTTCATTAATAATACCCATGATATTTGATAAATCGGCGTTAGTGGCATAGCGTGTATAAATTAAAGTCATAATCTCACTCATTTCATTTTTCTACTAGTATACCTAAAAAGCAGAGCCCCCGGCCCTGCTTTTTTAGGTTATATTGAATATTAATGTAAAAAAGAGCCTGCCAAATAAAGTTTTCTAAAACTTTATTTGAAAGACTCTTAGTTAATACCCTGAGTGCTGAATGCCAGGATCGAACTGGCGACCTCTTCTTTACGAGGGAAGCGCTCTACCAACTGAGCTAATTCAGCATTAACACTAGAATTATAACAAAGATTTTCTTCTCCTGTAAAGCATCAGTAAAATTTTACAAATAAAAAAGTCGAAGTAACCACTACTTCGACTTTTAATTAAAAGTTAGCCGTATCTGGATCAGTAGCTAAGTCGCTAACTCCATGTAAACTATCTAATTTGCTCATCTGCTCATCATTTAATTCAAAATCAAATACATCAATATTGGCTGCAATGTATTTATCGTGAACTGATTTAGGTAAAGGCAAAAATCCGTGTTCTAGAGACCAACGAATTAAAACTTGAGCCGGTGATTTTCCAACTTCATTAGCTATTTCGTTAACAACTTCATTTCCTAACAAACCACCAGTGCCTAAGGGACTGTATGCTTCACTTAATAATCCTAACTCTTCATTTACTTTCACTACATCTGATTGTAAATCACTTGGATTAAGCATAATTTGGTTAACGGCTGGTTTTATTTCTGCAGTTTTAAGCAATTCCTCTAGGTGATGCTTTCTAAAATTAGAAACTCCAATAGCTCTAATCTTACCCGCCTTAACTGCTTCTTCCATGGCTCTCCAGCTTTCTGCATTTGCTTCAGCCCAGTGATCTCGAAGAGCCAATGGATTAGGCCAGTGAATTAAATATAAATCTAAATAATCTGTCCCTAAATTTTGCAAACTTTTATCAATTGCAGCTTTTGCCTCTTTATAACCATGATCTGCATTCCAAAGTTTAGTAGTAATAAATAAGTCATGGCGGTTAATGCCACTATTCTTAATTCCTTCTCCTACACTTTCTTCATTCCCATAAGCTGCAGCAGTATCAATATGTCTGTAGCCACTATTCAATGCTGCTTCAACTACATGTTTTGCCACATCACCGTCTGGAGTTTGCCAAGTACCAAAACCAATAATCGGAATTTTGACACCATTATTCAATGTATATGTATCTTCAACTGAATTAAATTTCATGTTTTTCCTCATTTCTTTAATTACTTACATTATAAAAGTAATTTATGCTTTTTTCATGAAATTTAGCTTTTCACAATGAATTTATTTAAATAAGTCATTAAAAGCTTCAGACATTGTCGGATGAGTATAAATCTGATCTCTTAAAACCGCATAGGATAAATGGGCCTTCATCGCTAAAGAAATCATATTAATCAATTCATATGACTCAATTCCATAAAGTGTAGCCCCTAGAATTTTTTCAGTTTCTGGGTCAACGAGTGCCTTAAATAAACCTCTATTATCTTTTGCAACCTTTGCTTTAGGAATTGCTGTAACGGGCAACTTAAATAACTTGTATTCTTTTCCTAATCTATTTGCTTGCTTCTCATTTAAACCAACTTGAGACAAGGCGGGTGAAATAAATACACTATAAGGAACTACCTTTCGGTCACTGACCATGCGAGCACCTGTACCAAACAATTGATCTTTAATAATTCTAAAATCATCTAACGAAATATAGGTAAATTGAAGACCACCTTTAACATCCCCGATTGCCCACACATTGTCCACAGTAGTTCTTAGAAAATCATCTACTTTTATAGCGCCACGATCAGTTGTTTCAATCGCGGTATTTTCTAAACCTAAGTTTTCAGTATTTGGTTTACGACCAGTTGCTACCAAAATTCGGTCTGCACTAATCGTCTTTCTTTCTTCATTTATTTGATAGGTAATTTTTGCATTACTTGTTTCATCAGTAATTTTTTCAATATCAGCACCAAGTTCAAACTTAATACCAGCATCTTCCATATCTTTTCTTACTGCATTACTAATATCCTCATCTTCACGAGCTAAAAATTCCTTATTATGATCAAGCACTGTAACTTTACTACCATATTTTGCAAACATGCTAGCAAATTCCAATCCAATATATCCCGCTCCAATAATTGTTAAATTCTTTGGCATCTTCTTTTCATCCATGGCTTGAGTTGAATCAAGGATATACTTGCTTTCTTTTAAGCCCGGGATTGGTAACATCACTGGAACTGCACCAGTATTAATGAAAATACGGTCTCCTTTATACTGAGCTTTTTTACCATTAGGAAGTTTTACTTCAATTTCATGATCAGCAATAAAATGCGCTTCTCCATCTAATACAGTTACAGTCTTTTCGTCTGCAAGCATATGATAGTTTTTCTCCCGCAATTGTGCAGTCATTTCGTTTTTACCATTTACCGCATCCACATAAGAAACGCCGTTAGCTGCTTCAATAATTAATCTTTTTGAAGGTAGGCAGGCAATGTTAATACAAGTACCTCCATACATCTTATTAGATTTTTCAATTACTAATACTTCTTCTCCCTTTTGTGCTAGAAACTTAGCTAAAGTTTTCCCACCTTTTCCAAAGCCGATAATTATGTTTTTAATTGTCTCCATATCATTTTCCTCTTACTTTTTACAAGTTTATTCTTTTAACTATTATTTTATACATAAAATATTAATTTGCATCTTTTATGCTTATAAATTTTTATATAAAATCATTTTATTTATAGGTAAAAAAATGGGAATTATAGAACAACATATAAAAATGGCAAAAAAGCATAATGAAATAATAGAGAAAAAATATAGGGCTGAGATAAATCATAGTGCTATACAAAGTAAGATATTTACCAATACCTTAGAAATAAAAGATAGAGGAAATAAATATCCTATTTTAAGTTTTTCAGCACATGCGGGAATATCTCTAAAAGAAAAAGATCCTAACTCAAAAGTGGCTATACTTAATTTTGCAAATTACACCATGCCAGGAGGAGGCTACTTACACGGAGCACTAGCTCAAGAAGAAGTTTTATGTCATCAATCAGATTTTTATCAAGTTCTAACCAAATTCTCTCAATACTATAGATGGAATCAAATGCATCTCAATCAAAACTTATATGAACATCGTGCTATTTATACTCCTAATATTGTACTTACAAATTTAGACGGAAGTCTTGTTAATACACTAGACATCATCACTTGTGCTGCTCCTTGTTATACTATCGCCAAACATAATAACATTTCTTATGAAAAAGCTTGTATAGTACTTAAAAAGAATGGAATTTGTAAAAAAATCGCTGAATATGAAAGAGTAGATAAATTAATTTTAGGAGCTTGGGGAGCTGGGGCGTTTGGCTTTCGTGGAATTGAAGTTGCTAAAATGTGGCATGATGTATGGCGCACTCCTTCACCGATTAAAGAAATACAATTTGCAGTAATAGATCATTTAGGATTTCAAAATACACAAATTTTCAAATCAGAATTTTCAAACTAAGCTATTATGATAAAATTAACTTGATTCGGTTATTATTTATTTAAAAAGGAGTAACGTTAATGCGAGTATTAGTTATCGGCGGAGCTGGTTACATTGGCTCTCACGCTGTTAGAAAATTAATTGAAGAAGGAAACGATGTTGTTGTCCTTGATTCTCTCTACACTGGTCACAGAAAAGCTGTCGACAAGAGAGCTAAATTCTATCAAGGTGACATTGAAGATACTAATTTAGTAAGCAAAATCTTACGTGATGAAAATATTGACGCAGTAATGCACTTTGCTGCTTACTCATTAGTTGGTGAATCAGTTAAGAAACCTTTGAAATACTACGATAATAATGTTTCTGGAATGATTTCACTACTTCAAGCTATGGAAGATGCTAAAGTTAAATATTTAGTCTTCTCTTCTAGTGCTGCTACTTATGGTATTCCTGAAAAATTACCAATTACTGAAGACACTCCATTAAATCCAATTAACCCATATGGTGAAACTAAGATGATGATGGAAAAGATTATGCACTGGGCTGACAAGGCTAATGGTATTAAGTCAATCGCCCTTCGTTACTTCAATGTAGCTGGTGCTTCAAGTGATGGTTCAATCGGTGAAGATCACGGACCTGAAACTCACTTGATTCCTAACATTTTAAAGAGTGCTATTGCAGGCGACGGTAACTTCACTATTTTTGGGGATGACTATAACACTAAAGATGGTACTAACGTCCGTGACTACGTTCAAGTTGAAGACCTAATTGATGCTCATATCTTAGCTCTTAAGCACGTGATGGTCACTAATAAATCTGATGTCTTTAACTTAGGTACTGCACAAGGATACTCTAACTTAGAAATTCTTGAAGCCGCTAAGAAAGTTACTGGTATCGACATTCCTTACACTATTGGTGCAAGAAGAGGCGGAGACCCTGATTCCTTAGTTGCTGACTCAAGCAAAGCTCGTAAAGTTTTAGGCTGGAAGCCAAAACATGAAGATGTTGATGACGTAATTGCCACTGCTTGGAACTGGCACAAGAGTCACCCAAAGGGTTACGAAGATAAATAAATCAAAAAAATCCATTCAATCCTCACGACTGAATGGATTTTTTTATTGCAATTGATTAACGCAATTTCTCATTTCCTCAATATCTAAAATACTATGAGCAAATTCTTTTCTCACTAATTCATCGGGTAAATATTCATCATATTTATCAAATACCGGTACTTCATTTGGATACACTAGCTCTAATGGGTCAAAATCTTTATTAGCTTCTTCTACTAAAATTTTCAAAAATTCTTCTTTATTTACATCCATTGCAAATTGCATAAAATACGGACGACTAGAATTAAAGCCACGCAAACCAATTCGCTTAGCACACTTAATTTTGATTAATCTTTCTAAAGCTAAAAATGCATATGTTCCTGTCCACGGAAAGAGACACCACATTTTTCCACCTAAGTTAATTAAGTTACTTTCTAGCATACCCGAAGTTTTAGCAGTATCACGCACTTCTTTAAGACGCGCAATAGCATGCTTCATTAGATAGGGGTATTGCTTTTGCTCGGTTAAAATTTTATTCATTCTTTGTAAAATCTCAGGCTGAATATCTCCTGCAACATCCCCAAAATATGCCGGAATACGTCCTTTAACAGGATGGCAATAGACTTGATGTCGTTTACGATCTACATCTTCTACTACCCACACACGGCCCGCTATCGCTATTTTATCCCCAACGGGCGGCGGTTTAACAATAGTTCCCAGCTCTTCTGATTCTGACTTAACAGAATATTCTTCATTTTCTTGAAAAACAGCATAAAACTTAAAATTATTAACTATGCGTTCACCACTTAGACCTACAATTAAACCACCATTTTCAGTTTGCTGAATATGATCTTCTTTAATTAGATGTCTAAGTAATACTCGATAATCATCTTGACTAACATTCCGAAAATAATGCAGTGTCAATACTCGCGACGCTAGCTCTGCAGGCGTCATTTCACCATTCGAAGCTAAAGTAGACATGGTCTGATGGTAGAGCAAACTATATGGTAAGCGATTTGGTTCAGGAGGTTCTACCCATCTTTCTTCTAAATATAGTTGAACTAAAGCAATCCCTTGTAATAAAGACCATGGAATAATCTCAGGAAGCATCGCACGGGACTCAGGATGTGATTCGCGCATTACAAACCACATTTCCGAAGGATTGCCTCTACGTCCTGTCCTCCCCATCCTTTGTAAAAAGCCAGATACAGTAAATGGTGCATCAATCTGAAAAGCACGCTCTAATTTTCCAATATCGATACCTAATTCAAGTGTGGCGGTAGCACAAGTAGTCATCAAAGAATCTTCATCTTTCATTTCTACTTCAGCAGTTTGCCGATAAGCAGCGGATAGATTACCATGATGAATTAAAAAACGATCTGGCTCATGTTCTACTTCACAGTATTGTCTTAATATCTGACAAACTGCTTCACATTCTTCACGGCTATTAGTGAAGACTAAACATTTTTTGCCGCGTGTATGTTCAAAAATATAAGCCATTGATGGATCAGCTGTGTTTGGAGCTTGATCACTTTTCTCATCTAAAACTGGTTGCGCGGGATCAAAATCATTACTATCAGCCTGTGGGCCATTATCGTAAAAGTGTTCCATTGATAGCCGCCAAACTTGTCCACTTCCTTCTACTTTAGGAACAGTAGTTTTATGTTTAGAACCAGCCCCTAAAAATTCAGCCGCAGATTTTGTATCACCAATTGTTGCAGAAAGTCCAATACGACGAGGATCAACATCGGCCATTTTAGATAATCTCTCGATTAAACAAAAAGTTTGTCCTCCACGGTCAGATCTTAAAAAAGAATGCAATTCATCAATTACAATATATCTCAGATCATGAAACAAATTAGGAATATCCATATGTTTATTAATCATCAATGACTCTAAAGATTCCGGTGTGATTTGTAAAATACCAGAGGGATGTTTAAGTAATTTTCTCTTTTGTGTCTGGGTCACTTCGCCATGCCAACGCCATACAGGAATATCAACATCCTGACAAAGTTCGTTTAAACGTTCATATTGATCATTAATTAATGCTTTTAGTGGTGAAATGTACAGTACACCCACTGATTGAGGAGGATTTTCATAGAGATCAGTTAAAATTGGGAAAAATGCAGCCTCCGTCTTACCAGAAGCAGTCGACGCAGCTAGCAAGACATTATCTCGACTATTAAAAATAGTTTCTGCTGCTCCAACTTGAATTGAACGGAGATTTTTCCATCCATGTTCATAAATATAATCTTGAATAAAGGGAGCAAAACGTGTAAAAATATCCATTTTTCACTTAAATTCTAAACTCAGCAAAATCATCAGACTTTTCATTAGAAACCGCCTCTGATTCGGCATAAGAAAACTTATCCGAATTAAGTAATTTTTCAACGTCAGTCTCTGGATTTTGCCAAACAATATCTAATAATTCAATAAAATCACGAATAATCTCACGTGGCGTAATATTTGTTGATGCTCCCACACGTGAATATTCAATTTTTATGAACTTTTGTAAATCATCTTCTGTAATTGTTTTTTCATACCCATATAGATTAGCATGCATCTCTGCAAGTTTTTCAGTTAAGACAAGCATTTCTTCTGGGGTAAGAGGATCAAGCTTAATAACAGGTGCATACATATCTCTATTGCCAGCTTCAGAAAATTTTCCACTAGCAAGACGTGAGCGCAATGCTTCATATGAATATACTCCGCGTCTCTTATCTTCAATTGCCTGCGGGGTTCCACCCATAATAATTCCAAGATACTTCGACTTTCCTTGTAAGGCATCGTTGTACATTGTTAATATCTTTTCATAGTTATATTGGCGGCTAATACTATTCGGGATTTTATAGATATTTACTAACTCATCAATCATAATCATCAAGCCCGCATATCCAGCTTGTCTAAAAAATGATGCGAATAATTTTAAATACTCATACCAATCGTCATCAGATATTACAATATCGACTCCTAATTCTTTCTTAGCCTGTGTTTTATTGGCATATTCACCTCTAAACCACTTAACAACTTTGGCTTTTGTTTCTTCATCATCATTGATATAGGCTTGATAGTACATTTCAAGTAACTTTGCAAAATCAAACCCGTGCACTAATTCAGAAAGATTAGAAATTACTGCATAAATTTTCTTATTGACTGCGTCTTCAAAGGCGGGAGTATCATCATTTAATCCTGTCTCTGTTCTAACCTGCATTTGAACCGAATTAATCCAGCGATCCAAAATTAAGGTTAATGCTCCACCTTCCGGTCTAGTTTTGGTGGAAAGATTTTGAATTAGTTCTCGATAAGTTGCTAATCCTTGCCCTTTTCCACCCTGCAGCCGTCTTTCTGGCGATAAATCACCATCAACCACAACAAAATTTTTATCCATTACATAATTTCTAATAGTTTGAAGTAAGAAACTTTTCCCCGAGCCATACCGACCCACTATAAATCTAAAAGAAGCTCCTCCGTCTTTGATTAGCTCTACATCATGTAATAAAGCTTCAACTTCGGCTTTTCTTCCAACAGTAATGTATGGTAATCCGATTCTAGGTACTACTCCACCTTTTAAAGAATTCAAAATAGTTTGAGCTATTCTTTTAGGCACTTTTCTATTTTTATTAATAGCCATACTTTAGTTTGTTCCTTTCAAAAACATATCTTCTAGATCTTCTTGGTAATCTTCAATTACTGTAGGTATATCATTTATAAACTCAATGACATTATCACCAAATTCATCAAAAAGTTTTTCATTTATGTTATCAATTATAACGGCAGCCATTAAATGATGCTCTTTAAGATATTTGTTTAGGTCTTTTCCCTTTAAAAGCAAAATTATGGTGGCCATTTCTTCTGAGCTCAACCCATAGTCTTCCTGCTCATCGTTT encodes:
- a CDS encoding GNAT family N-acetyltransferase, which encodes MTLIYTRYATNADLSNIMGIINEAKDFLKQSGSSQWQGTYPDEDTILTDIKNKSALVLIVDDKVAGYAASVVGIEPTYQKINGEWKNTNDDYVTFHRLAISSKYRGMHLANFMFSDLISIMVNQGIKNFRIDTSRKNQIMQHLALNHNFIERGIIMVDEDPEDPSRLAYELNL
- the psiE gene encoding phosphate-starvation-inducible protein PsiE, whose product is MKKLNKTASKYANILRFFTIIALEILGALMLILMFSQLFVIGRIMISNHLINIPTKVLDEIVTFFLFFEFSAMIVTALKHMGHTSLNFLMSLGITALLRNLITAHGEPMQILIHAVAILLLIIGVVILNKHIKL
- a CDS encoding DEAD/DEAH box helicase, whose protein sequence is MDIFTRFAPFIQDYIYEHGWKNLRSIQVGAAETIFNSRDNVLLAASTASGKTEAAFFPILTDLYENPPQSVGVLYISPLKALINDQYERLNELCQDVDIPVWRWHGEVTQTQKRKLLKHPSGILQITPESLESLMINKHMDIPNLFHDLRYIVIDELHSFLRSDRGGQTFCLIERLSKMADVDPRRIGLSATIGDTKSAAEFLGAGSKHKTTVPKVEGSGQVWRLSMEHFYDNGPQADSNDFDPAQPVLDEKSDQAPNTADPSMAYIFEHTRGKKCLVFTNSREECEAVCQILRQYCEVEHEPDRFLIHHGNLSAAYRQTAEVEMKDEDSLMTTCATATLELGIDIGKLERAFQIDAPFTVSGFLQRMGRTGRRGNPSEMWFVMRESHPESRAMLPEIIPWSLLQGIALVQLYLEERWVEPPEPNRLPYSLLYHQTMSTLASNGEMTPAELASRVLTLHYFRNVSQDDYRVLLRHLIKEDHIQQTENGGLIVGLSGERIVNNFKFYAVFQENEEYSVKSESEELGTIVKPPPVGDKIAIAGRVWVVEDVDRKRHQVYCHPVKGRIPAYFGDVAGDIQPEILQRMNKILTEQKQYPYLMKHAIARLKEVRDTAKTSGMLESNLINLGGKMWCLFPWTGTYAFLALERLIKIKCAKRIGLRGFNSSRPYFMQFAMDVNKEEFLKILVEEANKDFDPLELVYPNEVPVFDKYDEYLPDELVRKEFAHSILDIEEMRNCVNQLQ
- a CDS encoding ATP-binding protein: MAINKNRKVPKRIAQTILNSLKGGVVPRIGLPYITVGRKAEVEALLHDVELIKDGGASFRFIVGRYGSGKSFLLQTIRNYVMDKNFVVVDGDLSPERRLQGGKGQGLATYRELIQNLSTKTRPEGGALTLILDRWINSVQMQVRTETGLNDDTPAFEDAVNKKIYAVISNLSELVHGFDFAKLLEMYYQAYINDDEETKAKVVKWFRGEYANKTQAKKELGVDIVISDDDWYEYLKLFASFFRQAGYAGLMIMIDELVNIYKIPNSISRQYNYEKILTMYNDALQGKSKYLGIIMGGTPQAIEDKRRGVYSYEALRSRLASGKFSEAGNRDMYAPVIKLDPLTPEEMLVLTEKLAEMHANLYGYEKTITEDDLQKFIKIEYSRVGASTNITPREIIRDFIELLDIVWQNPETDVEKLLNSDKFSYAESEAVSNEKSDDFAEFRI
- a CDS encoding aldo/keto reductase: MKFNSVEDTYTLNNGVKIPIIGFGTWQTPDGDVAKHVVEAALNSGYRHIDTAAAYGNEESVGEGIKNSGINRHDLFITTKLWNADHGYKEAKAAIDKSLQNLGTDYLDLYLIHWPNPLALRDHWAEANAESWRAMEEAVKAGKIRAIGVSNFRKHHLEELLKTAEIKPAVNQIMLNPSDLQSDVVKVNEELGLLSEAYSPLGTGGLLGNEVVNEIANEVGKSPAQVLIRWSLEHGFLPLPKSVHDKYIAANIDVFDFELNDEQMSKLDSLHGVSDLATDPDTANF
- a CDS encoding FAD-dependent oxidoreductase, whose product is METIKNIIIGFGKGGKTLAKFLAQKGEEVLVIEKSNKMYGGTCINIACLPSKRLIIEAANGVSYVDAVNGKNEMTAQLREKNYHMLADEKTVTVLDGEAHFIADHEIEVKLPNGKKAQYKGDRIFINTGAVPVMLPIPGLKESKYILDSTQAMDEKKMPKNLTIIGAGYIGLEFASMFAKYGSKVTVLDHNKEFLAREDEDISNAVRKDMEDAGIKFELGADIEKITDETSNAKITYQINEERKTISADRILVATGRKPNTENLGLENTAIETTDRGAIKVDDFLRTTVDNVWAIGDVKGGLQFTYISLDDFRIIKDQLFGTGARMVSDRKVVPYSVFISPALSQVGLNEKQANRLGKEYKLFKLPVTAIPKAKVAKDNRGLFKALVDPETEKILGATLYGIESYELINMISLAMKAHLSYAVLRDQIYTHPTMSEAFNDLFK
- a CDS encoding TIGR02452 family protein; translated protein: MGIIEQHIKMAKKHNEIIEKKYRAEINHSAIQSKIFTNTLEIKDRGNKYPILSFSAHAGISLKEKDPNSKVAILNFANYTMPGGGYLHGALAQEEVLCHQSDFYQVLTKFSQYYRWNQMHLNQNLYEHRAIYTPNIVLTNLDGSLVNTLDIITCAAPCYTIAKHNNISYEKACIVLKKNGICKKIAEYERVDKLILGAWGAGAFGFRGIEVAKMWHDVWRTPSPIKEIQFAVIDHLGFQNTQIFKSEFSN
- the galE gene encoding UDP-glucose 4-epimerase GalE, whose protein sequence is MRVLVIGGAGYIGSHAVRKLIEEGNDVVVLDSLYTGHRKAVDKRAKFYQGDIEDTNLVSKILRDENIDAVMHFAAYSLVGESVKKPLKYYDNNVSGMISLLQAMEDAKVKYLVFSSSAATYGIPEKLPITEDTPLNPINPYGETKMMMEKIMHWADKANGIKSIALRYFNVAGASSDGSIGEDHGPETHLIPNILKSAIAGDGNFTIFGDDYNTKDGTNVRDYVQVEDLIDAHILALKHVMVTNKSDVFNLGTAQGYSNLEILEAAKKVTGIDIPYTIGARRGGDPDSLVADSSKARKVLGWKPKHEDVDDVIATAWNWHKSHPKGYEDK
- a CDS encoding putative ABC transporter permease, whose amino-acid sequence is MPFTFSEIIVLFFTYSVIGWIWETIYCSIKDHHYDYRGFLFGPYCPVYGFAVTTILICTYRIQNNIFLLYVVGVIVATIFEYFASVFLQYVFHMKLWDYSHLWGNIQGRVAPIISLFWGIGVVFLVKVIQPFIQKLITWEEIKTHGYLALIIVIVMGTDFILTIFSVEKLHMSTKSWNERLNTRMKLDEGKLNQAFDKLMETLSWNQKRFLTSFPQLKFTDTKKFNQFKNRWIKKRRES